One part of the Haliotis asinina isolate JCU_RB_2024 chromosome 2, JCU_Hal_asi_v2, whole genome shotgun sequence genome encodes these proteins:
- the LOC137271595 gene encoding ABC transporter F family member 4-like — MNNKEGQRSKLYGQQGRSEVEGFTDKEGQRKDRGGSCTDNKEGQRWKLYGQQGRSEVEGARTTRKDRGERCTDNKTGQRWKTYGQQERSEVEDERTTRKVRGGRRTDNKRGQGWKLYGQLKGQRWKVYGQQGRSEVKGAWTTRKDRGGSCTDNKEGQRWKVLRTREDRGERRMNNKEGQRWKLYGQQGRSEVEAVRTTRKVRGGSCTDNKEGQRWKVYGQQGRAEVKGVRTTRKGRGERRTDSKEGQRWKLYGQQGRSEVEGVRTTRKVRGGRGGRCTDNKEGQRWKVYGQQGRTEVEAVRTTRKDRGGRCTDNKEGQRWKLYGQQGRAEVEGVRTTRKDRGGSCTDNLKVRGGRYTDNKEGQRCKAHEQQGRTEVKAVRTTRKVYGQQGRSEVKGAWTTRKDRGGSCTDNKEGQRWKVLRTREDRGERRMNNKEGQRWKLYGQQGRSEVEAVRTTRKVRGRTEVEAVRTTRKVRGGSCTDNKEGQRWKAHGQQGRTEVKGVRTTRKGRGERRTDSKEGQRWKLYGQQGRAEVEGVRTTRKVRGGRCTDNKEGQRWKVYGQQGRTEVEAVRTTRKDRGGRCTDNKEGQRWKLYGQQGRAEVEGVRTTRKDRGGSCTDNLKVRGGRYTDNKEGQRCKAHEQQGRTEVKAVRTTRKVYGQQGRSEVEGARTTRKDRGERCMDNKTGQRWKTYGQQERSEVEDERTTRKVRGGRRTDNKRGQGWKLYGQLKGQRWKVYGQQGRSEV; from the exons AGAGGTGGAAGGTTTTACGGACAAGGAAGGTCAGAG GAAGGACAGAGGTGGAAGCtgtacggacaacaaggaaggtcagaggtggaagctgtacggacaacaaggaaggtcagaggtggaaggcgcacggacaacaaggaaggacAGAGGTGAAAGGTGTACGGACAACAAGACAGGTCAGAGGTGGAAGACGTACGGACAACAAGAAAGGTCAGAGGTGGAAGACGAACGGACAACAAGAAAGGTCAGAGGTGGAAGGCGTACGGACAACAAGAGAGGTCAGGGGTGGAAGCTGTACGGACAACTTAAAGGTCAGAGGTGGAAG GtgtacggacaacaaggaaggtcAGAGGTGAAAGGCGCGTGGACAACAAGGAAGGACAGAGGTGGAAGCtgtacggacaacaaggaaggtcAGAGGTGGAAGGTTTTACGGACAAGGGAGGACAGAGGTGAAAGGCGTATGAACAACAAGGAAGGACAGAGGTGGAAGCtgtacggacaacaaggaaggtcagaggtggaagctgtacggacaacaaggaaggtcagaggtggaagctgtacggacaacaaggaaggtcagaggtggaaggtgtacggacaacaaggaagggCAGAGGTGAAAGGtgtacggacaacaaggaagggCAGAGGTGAAAGGCGCACGGACAGCAAGGAAGGTCAGAGGTGGAAGCtgtacggacaacaaggaaggtcagaggtggaaggtgtacggacaacaaggaaggtcAGAGGTGGAAGGGGTGGAAGGtgtacggacaacaaggaagggcagaggtggaaggtgtacggacaacaaggaaggacAGAGGTGGAAGCtgtacggacaacaaggaaggacagaggtggaaggtgtacggacaacaaggaagggCAGAGGTGGAAGCtgtacggacaacaaggaagggcagaggtggaaggtgtacggacaacaaggaaggacAGAGGTGGAAGCTGTACGGACAACTTAAAGGTCAGAGGTGGAAGGTatacggacaacaaggaaggacAGAGGTGTAAGGCGCATGAACAACAAGGAAGGACAGAGGTCAAAGCtgtacggacaacaaggaag GtgtacggacaacaaggaaggtcAGAGGTGAAAGGCGCGTGGACAACAAGGAAGGACAGAGGTGGAAGCtgtacggacaacaaggaaggtcAGAGGTGGAAGGTTTTACGGACAAGGGAGGACAGAGGTGAAAGGCGTATGAACAACAAGGAAGGACAGAGGTGGAAGCtgtacggacaacaaggaaggtcagaggtggaagctgtacggacaacaaggaaggtcagag GAAGGACAGAGGTGGAAGCtgtacggacaacaaggaaggtcagaggtggaagctgtacggacaacaaggaaggtcagaggtggaaggcgcacggacaacaaggaaggacAGAGGTGAAAGGtgtacggacaacaaggaagggCAGAGGTGAAAGGCGCACGGACAGCAAGGAAGGTCAGAGGTGGAAGCtgtacggacaacaaggaagggcagaggtggaaggtgtacggacaacaaggaaggtcagaggtggaaggtgtacggacaacaaggaagggcagaggtggaaggtgtacggacaacaaggaaggacAGAGGTGGAAGCtgtacggacaacaaggaaggacagaggtggaaggtgtacggacaacaaggaagggCAGAGGTGGAAGCtgtacggacaacaaggaagggcagaggtggaaggtgtacggacaacaaggaaggacAGAGGTGGAAGCTGTACGGACAACTTAAAGGTCAGAGGTGGAAGGTatacggacaacaaggaaggacAGAGGTGTAAGGCGCATGAACAACAAGGAAGGACAGAGGTCAAAGCtgtacggacaacaaggaag GtgtacggacaacaaggaaggtcagaggtggaaggcgcacggacaacaaggaaggacAGAGGTGAAAGGTGTATGGACAACAAGACAGGTCAGAGGTGGAAGACGTACGGACAACAAGAAAGGTCAGAGGTGGAAGACGAACGGACAACAAGAAAGGTCAGAGGTGGAAGGCGTACGGACAACAAGAGAGGTCAGGGGTGGAAGCTGTACGGACAACTTAAAGGTCAGAGGTGGAAGGTatacggacaacaaggaaggtcAGAGGTGTAA
- the LOC137271596 gene encoding filaggrin-2-like — protein MNNKEGQRSKLYGQQGRSEVEGFTDKEGRTEVEAVRTTRKVRGGSCTDNKEGQRWKAHGQQGRTEVKGVRTTRKGRGERRTDSKEGQRWKLYGQQGRSEVEGVRTTRKVRGGRCTDNKEGQRWKLYGQQGRTEVEAVRTTRKDRGGRCTDNKEGQRWKLYGQQGRAEVEGVRTTRKDRGGSCTDNLKVRGGRYTDNKEGQRCKAHEQQGRTEVKAVRTTRKVYGQQGRSEVEGARTTRKDRGERCTDNKTGQRWKTYGQQERSEVEDERTTRKVRGGRRTDNKRGQGWKLYGQLKGQRWKVYGQQGRSEVKGAWTTRKDRGGSCTDNKEGQRWKVLRTREDRGERRMNNKEGQRWKLYGQQGRSEVEAVRTTRKQGRSEVEAVRTTRKVRGGRCTDNKEGQRWKVYGQQGRAEVEAVRTTRKVRGGSCTDNKEGQRWKAHGQQGRTEVKGVRTTRKGRGERRTDSKEGQRWKLYGQQGRSEVEGVRTTRKVRGGRCTDNKEGQRWKVYGQQGRTEVEAVRTTRKDRGGRCTDNKEGQRWKLYGQQGRAEVEGVRTTRKDRGGSCTDNLKVRGGRYTDNKEGQRCKAHEQQGRTEVKAVRTTRKVYGQQGRSEVEGARTTRKDRGERCTDNKTGQRWKTYGQQERSEVEDERTTRKVRGGRRTDNKRGQGWKLYGQLKGQRWKVYGQQGRKDRGGSCTDNKEGQRWKAHGQQGRTEVKGVRTTRKGRGERRTDSKEGQRWKLYGQQGRSEVEGVRTTRKVRGGRCTDNKEGQRWKVYGQQGRTEVEAVRTTRKDRGGRCTDNKEGQRWKLYGQQGRAEVEGVRTTRKDRGGSCTDNLKVRGGRYTDNKEGQRCKAHEQRGRTEVKAVRTTRKVYGQQGRSEVKGAWTTRKDRGGSCTDNKEGQRWKVLRTREDRGERRMNNKEGQRWKLYGQQGRSEVEAVRTTRKEGQRWKVYGQQGRSEVEGVRTTRKGRGGRCTDNKEGQRWKLYGQQGRTEVEGVRTTRKGRGGSCTDNKEGQRWKVYGQQGRTEVEGARTTRKDRGGRRTDNKEGQRWKVHGQQGRTEVEGARTTRKDRGGRCTDNKKGQNGSCTDNKEGQRWKVRGQRGRSEVETDIGKCFIHQRQQRLQTVETA, from the exons ATGAACAACAAGGAAGGACAGAGGTCAAAGCtgtacggacaacaaggaaggtcAGAGGTGGAAGGTTTTACGGACAAGGAAG GAAGGACAGAGGTGGAAGCtgtacggacaacaaggaaggtcagaggtggaagctgtacggacaacaaggaaggtcagaggtggaaggcgcacggacaacaaggaaggacAGAGGTGAAAGGtgtacggacaacaaggaagggCAGAGGTGAAAGGCGCACGGACAGCAAGGAAGGTCAGAGGTGGAAGCtgtacggacaacaaggaaggtcagaggtggaaggtgtacggacaacaaggaaggtcagaggtggaaggtgtacggacaacaaggaagggCAGAGGTGGAAGCtgtacggacaacaaggaaggacAGAGGTGGAAGCtgtacggacaacaaggaaggacagaggtggaaggtgtacggacaacaaggaagggCAGAGGTGGAAGCtgtacggacaacaaggaagggcagaggtggaaggtgtacggacaacaaggaaggacAGAGGTGGAAGCTGTACGGACAACTTAAAGGTCAGAGGTGGAAGGTatacggacaacaaggaaggacAGAGGTGTAAGGCGCATGAACAACAAGGAAGGACAGAGGTCAAAGCtgtacggacaacaaggaag GtgtacggacaacaaggaaggtcagaggtggaaggcgcacggacaacaaggaaggacAGAGGTGAAAGGTGTACGGACAACAAGACAGGTCAGAGGTGGAAGACGTACGGACAACAAGAAAGGTCAGAGGTGGAAGACGAACGGACAACAAGAAAGGTCAGAGGTGGAAGGCGTACGGACAACAAGAGAGGTCAGGGGTGGAAGCTGTACGGACAACTTAAAGGTCAGAGGTGGAAG GtgtacggacaacaaggaaggtcAGAGGTGAAAGGCGCGTGGACAACAAGGAAGGACAGAGGTGGAAGCtgtacggacaacaaggaaggtcAGAGGTGGAAGGTTTTACGGACAAGGGAGGACAGAGGTGAAAGGCGTATGAACAACAAGGAAGGACAGAGGTGGAAGCtgtacggacaacaaggaaggtcagaggtggaagctgtacggacaacaaggaag CAAGGAAGGTCAGAGGTGGAAGCtgtacggacaacaaggaaggtcagaggtggaaggtgtacggacaacaaggaaggtcagaggtggaaggtgtacggacaacaaggaagggCAGAGGTGGAAGCtgtacggacaacaaggaaggtcagaggtggaagctgtacggacaacaaggaaggtcagaggtggaaggcgcacggacaacaaggaaggacAGAGGTGAAAGGtgtacggacaacaaggaagggCAGAGGTGAAAGGCGCACGGACAGCAAGGAAGGTCAGAGGTGGAAGCtgtacggacaacaaggaaggtcagaggtggaaggtgtacggacaacaaggaaggtcagaggtggaaggtgtacggacaacaaggaagggcagaggtggaaggtgtacggacaacaaggaaggacAGAGGTGGAAGCtgtacggacaacaaggaaggacagaggtggaaggtgtacggacaacaaggaagggCAGAGGTGGAAGCtgtacggacaacaaggaagggcagaggtggaaggtgtacggacaacaaggaaggacAGAGGTGGAAGCTGTACGGACAACTTAAAGGTCAGAGGTGGAAGGTatacggacaacaaggaaggacAGAGGTGTAAGGCGCATGAACAACAAGGAAGGACAGAGGTCAAAGCtgtacggacaacaaggaag GtgtacggacaacaaggaaggtcagaggtggaaggcgcacggacaacaaggaaggacAGAGGTGAAAGGTGTACGGACAACAAGACAGGTCAGAGGTGGAAGACGTACGGACAACAAGAAAGGTCAGAGGTGGAAGACGAACGGACAACAAGAAAGGTCAGAGGTGGAAGGCGTACGGACAACAAGAGAGGTCAGGGGTGGAAGCTGTACGGACAACTTAAAGGTCAGAGGTGGAAGGTatacggacaacaaggaag GAAGGACAGAGGTGGAAGCtgtacggacaacaaggaaggtcagaggtggaaggcgcacggacaacaaggaaggacAGAGGTGAAAGGtgtacggacaacaaggaagggCAGAGGTGAAAGGCGCACGGACAGCAAGGAAGGTCAGAGGTGGAAGCtgtacggacaacaaggaaggtcagaggtggaaggtgtacggacaacaaggaaggtcagaggtggaaggtgtacggacaacaaggaagggcagaggtggaaggtgtacggacaacaaggaaggacAGAGGTGGAAGCtgtacggacaacaaggaaggacagaggtggaaggtgtacggacaacaaggaagggCAGAGGTGGAAGCtgtacggacaacaaggaagggcagaggtggaaggtgtacggacaacaaggaaggacAGAGGTGGAAGCTGTACGGACAACTTAAAGGTCAGAGGTGGAAGGTatacggacaacaaggaaggacAGAGGTGTAAGGCGCATGAACAACGAGGAAGGACAGAGGTCAAAGCtgtacggacaacaaggaag GtgtacggacaacaaggaaggtcAGAGGTGAAAGGCGCGTGGACAACAAGGAAGGACAGAGGTGGAAGCtgtacggacaacaaggaaggtcAGAGGTGGAAGGTTTTACGGACAAGGGAGGACAGAGGTGAAAGGCGTATGAACAACAAGGAAGGACAGAGGTGGAAGCtgtacggacaacaaggaaggtcagaggtggaagctgtacggacaacaaggaag gaaggtcagaggtggaaggtgtacggacaacaaggaaggtcagaggtggaaggtgtacggacaacaaggaagggcagaggtggaaggtgtacggacaacaaggaaggacAGAGGTGGAAGCtgtacggacaacaaggaaggacagaggtggaaggtgtacggacaacaaggaagggCAGAGGTGGAAGCtgtacggacaacaaggaagggcagaggtggaaggtgtacggacaacaaggaaggacAGAGGTGGAAGGCGcacggacaacaaggaaggacAGAGGTGGAAGGCGcacggacaacaaggaaggacAGAGGTGGAAGGTGcacggacaacaaggaaggacAGAGGTGGAAGGCGcacggacaacaaggaaggacagaggtggaaggtgtacGGACAACAAGAAAGGACAGAATGGAAGCtgtacggacaacaaggaaggacAGAGGTGGAAGGTGCGCGGACAACGAGGAAGGTCAGAGGTGGAAACAGATATTggaaagtgttttatccatcaACGTCAACAGCGTCTGCAGACTGTGGAGACTGCTTGA